The Cytophagales bacterium genome includes the window CTAGCGCTAACGTTGTAGTTTCTATAAAGGGTTTGAAAGACAGGCCTCCCAAAGAGATTTCTGTAAAAACACTCGCCCAGATCATTGAAGCAAGAATGGAGGATATTATTGATCTGATCTATAGCCAGATTGTTTCCTCTAAATTTGCCGATAAATTAGTTGCTGGCATGGTCATTACAGGTGGTGGCGCTTTACTGCGAAACTTAAAGCAAAAAGTTGAATATATGACCGGTATGGATGCCCGGATCGGTTATCCGAATGAGCACCTGGGAAGGAGCAAAATTGAAGCTATAAAAAGCCCAATGTTTTCTACTGTCGTTGGGCTTGTATTGGCCGGTTTCAGAGCTTTGGATGATAGAGAAGATCAGTACTCAAAACCTTCTTCAAAACATTACAGGAAAGATAAAGGAGGAGATTTCTTTAAGAAAATAATAGATAGAACAAAAGGCTTGCTTATTGATGATTTTGATGATAAAACAGGCTACTAAAATGTTTGTTATTAGTTTGTTAGTTTTTAGTTATGGTTATTTAGTTATTGGTTTTAGTTTTTAAGTTTTATGGTTTAGTTCTTTTAACGGTAGCTACTCGTGCTCCGACTCTGCTGGGATTATGCGTTGTAGTCGGGGTACGAATAGAGACTGAATAGCAGGCTGCCAGATTATTCGTACCCCCACTCCAACCCTTTAAAACCAGCAGAGTGGGAGCACGATGAGCGGCAAACTAAACAACTATAAAACCAGAACTAAAAACTATTCAACTATAACTAACCAACCACCCAACCAATAACCAAATTTAAATATGGAAAAAAAATCAGATTCTAACAAATCTTACAAATTCGATCTGCCTGCCCATCATAAATCCATCATTAAGGTGATTGGTGTTGGCGGGGGAGGCGGCAATGCTGCAAGCCATATGTATGATAGAGGTATTAAGGATGTAGAATTTGTTATTTGTAATACCGATATGCAGGCGCTGAACAGCAGTGCCGTGCCAGATAAATTGCAATTAGGGGTTGCTCTGACCGGGGGCTTAGGCGCTGGAGGAAATCCTGAAACAGGTAGAGAAGCTGCTAACGAATCAATAGATGAAATAAAAGAACTATTTGAAGAACATACCAGAATGGTGTTTATAACAGCAGGAATGGGGGGGGGGACAGGTACTGGTGGCGCTCCGATTATTGCTAAAGAAGCTAAAGATAGAGGGATTTTAACCGTTGCCATTGTTACAACCCCATTAAAAGTAGAAGGTAAAGAAAAAGCTGTTAATGCATTCAATGGAATTAAAGAACTGAAAGAAAATGTGGATGCCATTATTGTAGTGTCGAATGAGAAGATGAGAGAAATTTACGGCAATTCTACGATCACCGAAGGATTTGCTCAAGCTGACGATATTCTTACCACAGCTGCCAAAAGTATTGCTGAAATTATTACTGTACCCGGAAAGTGGAATTTGGATTTTGCTGATGTGAACAGAATGATGAAAGATAGTGGTATTGCCATGATAGGTTCTGCTACAGAAGAAGGCGAAAACAGAGCTATGAAAGCAGCTGAAACCGCATTAAAATCTCCTTTGCTAAATGAAAATGATATTCAAGGTACAAAAAATATTTTATTAAGCATTTCTTATGGAACAAATGAACCAACTATAGATGAAATAACAGAAATTGGTGAATATATAATATCAGAAGCAAGGGTTGAGGAACATAAATTTAAACTGGGTTTGTTTCCTGATGAGTCATTAGATGATAAATTATGTGTTACTGTTATTGCAACCGGCTTTGGTCAAGCTGACGATAGAGTAAAAAAGACTAAAATTGTTGAGTTGGATCCAAAGAAACAATTTGATATGTTTGATGGTGACATAGAAATGAAACAGTCTTATGTTTCTCCTCATGAGCCCCGACTTGTCGGGAAGGAATTTGAAGATAGAAAAGATGAGCCGGAAATAGAAAAAAGCGAAGAAGCTGGATCCCGCTTTAACCAGTCGGAGCGGAGCGTAGATCCCGGTATATCGGGAGATGAACCGTTTCGTAATGAAGTAAAGAAAAAACCGGAAGAAAGATCAAAAGAAACGATCACCAAATTAAAAGACCTGACAAATTTGAGCATGGATTCAGATGAGTTCAAAAATATGGTTGAGATTCCTGCCTATGTACGAAGAAAAATAAAACTTCAGGACATCTCCCACTCCTCTGAAACCGAAGTTTCAAGGTATAATCTTAATGAAGATGATGAATTATTAGGAAATAATAAATTTTTACATGATAATGTGGATTGAAAAACGCACAGCCCCGCCAATCAGTCGGCAATCTACAGTCCACAGTCGGCNNNNNNNNNNNNNNNNNNNNNNNNNNNNNNNNNNNNNNNNNNNNNNNNNNNNNNNNNNNNNNNNNNNNNNNNNNNNNNNNNNNNNNNNNNNNNNNNNNNNAAAAAAATCAGTCGGCAATCTACAGTCCA containing:
- the ftsZ gene encoding cell division protein FtsZ: MEKKSDSNKSYKFDLPAHHKSIIKVIGVGGGGGNAASHMYDRGIKDVEFVICNTDMQALNSSAVPDKLQLGVALTGGLGAGGNPETGREAANESIDEIKELFEEHTRMVFITAGMGGGTGTGGAPIIAKEAKDRGILTVAIVTTPLKVEGKEKAVNAFNGIKELKENVDAIIVVSNEKMREIYGNSTITEGFAQADDILTTAAKSIAEIITVPGKWNLDFADVNRMMKDSGIAMIGSATEEGENRAMKAAETALKSPLLNENDIQGTKNILLSISYGTNEPTIDEITEIGEYIISEARVEEHKFKLGLFPDESLDDKLCVTVIATGFGQADDRVKKTKIVELDPKKQFDMFDGDIEMKQSYVSPHEPRLVGKEFEDRKDEPEIEKSEEAGSRFNQSERSVDPGISGDEPFRNEVKKKPEERSKETITKLKDLTNLSMDSDEFKNMVEIPAYVRRKIKLQDISHSSETEVSRYNLNEDDELLGNNKFLHDNVD